In Lentibacillus sp. JNUCC-1, the genomic window CGTCACCTTCCAGCTGGAGGTCAAGCGGATTATTCGTAGTCTGACTAAATCCTTGAGTATGCAGATTGTCTATAGAACCAAGCTTGGATCCTAGGCCAACCTGTTTTGGATTAATTCCGCCTCTGGTTCCGCCATCAGCAGGACCTGAAGCACCTGAAGTGGTTTGACTTAGCAAATCCTGAAATGTCACACGGCCTTTTTTAAAGCCGACAGTGTTAACGTTGGCTATGTTATTGCCAATCACGTCGAGTTTTGTTTGAAAACCTTTCATACCTGATATTCCTGAATACATGGATCTGAGCATGTGTATTCGCCCCTTTAATTTTTAGATTTATAGCTGCTTCAATCGGTCAGCAGCCTGTTTGGCTTCCCATACGGGGCCAGCCATTTAATGATTCAATAAGATCGCACCATTGATATTGGTAATTAATTTGCTAGACGCCTCTTCTTTATTCATTACCGTGACCACTGTGTTATTTTTGTTGCTGACAATTAAAGCGGCATCTTTGGTTAAAACAAGTGAATCAGTTACACCTTTTTGTTTCGCTTCTTTCATTTTATCAGTCATGAGCTGCCATTCATGGTCACTCAGGTTAATCTGGCGTTCTTTCATGCGTTCTTCAGCATGCTTAGAAATTTTTAAATCAAGTTGGTCTGATAGAACATCCTTAAATTGAGTCGTTTTTGGGTTATGCACAACTTGTTTTCCAGTGTTCGGTAGTGGCATTGTTTGGTGCGTTCGATGTGTATGAATGTAATTGACCACCTTGTACAATCACTCCTTTTATGTGTTTGCTTGAGGTTCTTCTATTTTGGTCACTGCATCTGCATAGACTTTTTCACCGTTTGCAAGTTCAAAGATCGCCCAGCCCTCTTTCTGGCTGACGGCAATGACTTGACTCGTTACGGGGTCAAGCTTTTGTCCTGTTTCGTCGTCTTCAGGCTGGTAGGTAACCTCTTTGCCAATCACATGGCTGTATTGAATCACAGGAGATACCAATTGATTTTGGACTAGATTGTCTATAGAAGCGGACATATTCATCATTTGTTCAAGAGATGAAAATGAAGCCATTTGGGATATAAATTCCTTATCTTCCATCGGATTAAGTGGATCCTGATTCTGCAGCTGAGCCATTAAAATCTTCATAAATTCATCCTTGCCAAGATCAGGACTAGGCGTTCTTGGTTTGGATTGTTGGTGCAAATAAAGTGAAGGGTCAATTTTGTTCAATGTAATCACCTAAGCTTTCTCATCCAATATGTCACTAAGTTGGTCTTGAAATGTATCTCTATCTTCTTCGTGATGATGATCGTGTTCTTCTGATTGATCAGGGTGATGTCTGCCAGATGTATCTTCTTCCCCCTGGTCTTTCTGGTCGGAATAGAAGCCCTGGTTTTGGTTCACCTGTACTTCCTGACGTTCAATAACAACCTGATGCGGGGAAAACATATGCTTTAGTTGATGGATGTTTTTCTCCATCATTTCTTTAGCTGCGTGGGTACTGACAAGGATTTTCACGGTCATTTGGCCATTAATTTGTGCTAGTCGAACCGTCATTTCCCCCAGATTTTCTGGTCGTAAGGCAAAATTGAGACGCAAGCCGCCTTCTTTCTGCATGAGAAATCGACTGGACTGAATGGCCTTTTGAAACTGCTCCATGAGTTGTTTATCCGGCTCCAACGCGTCCGGCTGATGTGGTGCTGTATGAATGACAAATTGTTCTACCCGCGCTATGGGCATCGTCTGTGAAGTCATTTTGGTTATTATTGCATCGTTATTAACAGGCGTTTTCGTTTCCTTTAAGGCGTTTCGCAACCATTTTCCAACATCCTGACTTGTGATCCTCGCTTCGGTGTTATATTGTTGTTTGACAGCCAAATCTGCCCGTTTGTTGAAAGTATTGATTAGTTTTTGCCAAATCGTTTCTGCTTTCATATGACCGCTTTCGTTCTGTAGTGAGACTAAATTCTCCTTTACAGTCATACTTTGAGAAGCCCGACTTCCGGTTTGTTCAATAGCTTTGAGAATCTCGAGCAGCTGAACAGCAGCTTCTTTAATGTCATGAGTGAACTCAGATGCTGAAAATAGGTTTTCTTCCTGCTTAATTCTGCCTAACAATTTCTCGATAATCTTAAGGGCCTCTTTATTTAGGAGGATAGCTGAGTCCTTGCTGATATCAGATC contains:
- a CDS encoding TIGR02530 family flagellar biosynthesis protein — its product is MVNYIHTHRTHQTMPLPNTGKQVVHNPKTTQFKDVLSDQLDLKISKHAEERMKERQINLSDHEWQLMTDKMKEAKQKGVTDSLVLTKDAALIVSNKNNTVVTVMNKEEASSKLITNINGAILLNH
- the flgD gene encoding flagellar hook assembly protein FlgD; translated protein: MNKIDPSLYLHQQSKPRTPSPDLGKDEFMKILMAQLQNQDPLNPMEDKEFISQMASFSSLEQMMNMSASIDNLVQNQLVSPVIQYSHVIGKEVTYQPEDDETGQKLDPVTSQVIAVSQKEGWAIFELANGEKVYADAVTKIEEPQANT
- a CDS encoding flagellar hook-length control protein FliK is translated as MNAMQMLKQQDVIHGRSSLGQSLNNDKADSSTVADGFQLMLQHVRHNSDSQPNAYSQDISDQDLALNNVEERSLLSFLQQLQANQTIIKNDETQETPDLKHDLVRRIFSGGGPEPLQGSDISKDSAILLNKEALKIIEKLLGRIKQEENLFSASEFTHDIKEAAVQLLEILKAIEQTGSRASQSMTVKENLVSLQNESGHMKAETIWQKLINTFNKRADLAVKQQYNTEARITSQDVGKWLRNALKETKTPVNNDAIITKMTSQTMPIARVEQFVIHTAPHQPDALEPDKQLMEQFQKAIQSSRFLMQKEGGLRLNFALRPENLGEMTVRLAQINGQMTVKILVSTHAAKEMMEKNIHQLKHMFSPHQVVIERQEVQVNQNQGFYSDQKDQGEEDTSGRHHPDQSEEHDHHHEEDRDTFQDQLSDILDEKA